Proteins encoded by one window of Cloacibacillus sp.:
- a CDS encoding MBL fold metallo-hydrolase, with protein sequence MTKIENFSYPENFIKYLGTSGGRFSMIRQVRSTGGLWFRYGGIQGVIDPGPGSLAHICAARPELAADEADFVLLTHKHLDHSTDANVLIECMTHGGFDERGLLVAPRDALAGDDPVILKYSQKRVPRIVSPADGQPVGLGRGVTAEPVAHVHHGVECFGYIFRREGLNDWGIISDSRLMPYFAERYQSCRFLSLNATFPNAKSRLDHMSIEEARQLLTELHPRIAVLTHLGAMLTSPEGEHFLTGLDTKETHIVAAEDGMAVDLDSLAIYRERRGEPAAV encoded by the coding sequence TTGACTAAAATCGAGAATTTTTCCTATCCTGAGAACTTTATAAAGTACCTTGGCACAAGCGGCGGACGTTTCTCGATGATACGTCAGGTGCGCAGCACGGGCGGCCTCTGGTTCCGCTACGGCGGGATTCAGGGGGTCATAGATCCCGGCCCCGGAAGCCTCGCGCATATCTGCGCCGCGCGGCCGGAGCTGGCCGCCGACGAGGCTGATTTTGTACTGCTCACACACAAGCACCTCGACCACAGCACCGACGCGAACGTGCTGATCGAGTGCATGACACACGGGGGTTTTGACGAGCGGGGGTTGCTCGTTGCGCCGCGGGACGCGCTCGCGGGCGACGACCCTGTGATCCTGAAATATTCGCAGAAGCGTGTGCCGCGGATAGTGAGCCCCGCCGATGGGCAGCCGGTCGGCCTTGGACGCGGCGTGACCGCGGAGCCGGTGGCGCACGTCCACCACGGCGTTGAATGTTTCGGCTATATCTTCCGCCGCGAGGGACTGAATGATTGGGGGATCATCAGCGACAGCCGTCTGATGCCATATTTTGCAGAGAGGTATCAAAGCTGCCGCTTCCTCTCGCTGAACGCCACCTTTCCCAACGCCAAGAGCCGCCTGGACCACATGTCGATCGAGGAGGCGCGGCAGCTGCTGACGGAGCTGCATCCCCGGATCGCCGTCCTGACGCATCTGGGCGCGATGCTCACCTCGCCCGAGGGGGAACACTTTTTGACGGGGCTCGATACGAAAGAGACTCACATTGTCGCGGCGGAGGACGGCATGGCCGTAGACCTTGATTCTCTGGCGATATACCGCGAGCGGCGCGGAGAGCCGGCCGCCGTCTGA
- a CDS encoding SprT family zinc-dependent metalloprotease: MINDYIAVEGIRYEVRRNARRKRVAIGLDGDNRFFIAAPVYTARGELERILRENSASFVDKIAKKRPHSLAVEHKYEDGELFYFRGEQYPLRVKSGIAGGLRFDGGEFLTGLFADSEIVRHNFEAWYAHRLRELIQAEFPAWCKRIGVGPKKVELKNVRTLWGSCSSLQSITFSIRLALVPPPLMEYVMIHELCHLLEMNHSAKFWAHVGRFCGGYEQRRAELKRDGGKYRW, translated from the coding sequence ATGATAAACGATTATATTGCCGTAGAGGGGATCAGATACGAGGTTAGGAGAAACGCGAGAAGAAAGAGGGTCGCCATCGGGCTGGACGGCGACAATCGCTTTTTTATCGCCGCGCCCGTCTATACGGCGCGCGGGGAGCTTGAGCGCATCCTGCGGGAAAATTCCGCCTCGTTTGTCGATAAGATCGCGAAAAAAAGGCCGCATTCGCTGGCCGTGGAGCATAAATACGAGGACGGCGAGCTCTTCTATTTTCGCGGGGAACAGTATCCTTTGCGGGTAAAGTCCGGCATCGCCGGCGGCCTGCGGTTTGATGGCGGGGAGTTTTTAACGGGTTTATTCGCTGACAGTGAAATAGTTCGCCATAATTTCGAAGCTTGGTACGCACACAGGCTCAGAGAATTGATACAGGCGGAGTTTCCCGCATGGTGTAAGCGTATCGGCGTCGGCCCGAAGAAGGTGGAGCTGAAAAACGTCAGGACGCTGTGGGGCAGCTGCTCTTCGTTGCAGAGCATCACCTTCAGCATCCGCCTCGCGCTCGTACCGCCCCCCCTGATGGAATATGTGATGATACACGAGCTCTGCCACCTGCTGGAGATGAACCATTCCGCGAAATTCTGGGCTCATGTCGGACGCTTTTGCGGCGGCTACGAGCAGCGGCGGGCCGAGCTCAAACGCGACGGAGGCAAATATAGATGGTGA